A genome region from Haliotis asinina isolate JCU_RB_2024 chromosome 11, JCU_Hal_asi_v2, whole genome shotgun sequence includes the following:
- the LOC137256101 gene encoding uncharacterized protein — translation MQNSWMAFTVVAVATLCVCVSGMGMGKSAQSFGDGQNNDQRYQKWYEWMVKRQLGSNDLSFGRYLQDGGKFLDWGSVFDGGRGKRQLSGFPDKFGNYQRFFTNGLQDWKSTFNGEKRVAPEE, via the coding sequence ATGCAGAATTCTTGGATGGCGTTTACTGTCGTTGCCGTGGCAaccctgtgtgtctgtgtcagcGGAATGGGGATGGGAAAGAGTGCCCAGTCGTTTGGGGACGGTCAAAACAATGACCAACGCTACCAGAAATGGTATGAATGGATGGTCAAGCGGCAGCTTGGGTCCAACGACCTGTCGTTTGGTCGTTACCTGCAAGATGGCGGCAAGTTCCTGGACTGGGGAAGCGTGTTTGATGGCGGTCGAGGGAAGAGGCAGCTGTCTGGATTCCCAGACAAATTTGGAAACTACCAGCGGTTCTTTACGAACGGGCTTCAAGATTGGAAGAGCACCTTCAATGGCGAGAAGAGAGTTGCCCCTGAAGAATAG
- the LOC137255518 gene encoding putative per-hexamer repeat protein 5 — protein sequence MSAGTDGTERSTKTATGTVITAGTDGTERPTNTANKTGTVITARTDGTERPTNTASKTGTVITDGTERPTNTASKTGTVITAGTDGTERPTNTASKKGTVITAGPDGTERPTNTASKTGTVITDGTERPTNTASKTGTVITAGTDGTERPTNTASKKGTVITAGPDGTERPTNTASKTGTVITARTDGTERPTNTASKTGTVITAGTDGTERSTNTASKTGTVITAGPDGTEWSTNTASKTGTVITAGSDGTERPTNTASKTGTVITDGTERPTNTASKTGTVITAGTDGTERPTNTASKTGTVITAGPDGTERPTNTASKTGTVITARTDGTERPTNTASKTGTVITDGTERPTNTASKTETVITAGTDGTERPTNTASKKGTVITAGPDGTERPTNTASKTGTVITARTDGTGGTLKTASAAGTATTVETTKTEITTGTE from the coding sequence ATGTCAGCTGGCACAGATGGGACAGAGAGGTCAACTAAAACAGCGACGGGGACAGTGATTACAGCTGGCACAGATGGAACAGAGAGGCCAACAAACACAGCAAATAAGACGGGGACAGTGATCACAGCTAGAACAGATGGAACAGAGAGGCCAACAAACACAGCAAGTAAGACGGGGACAGTGATCACAGATGGGACAGAGAGGCCAACAAACACAGCAAGTAAGACGGGGACAGTGATCACAGCTGGAACAGATGGAACAGAGAGGCCAACAAACACAGCAAGTAAGAAGGGGACAGTGATCACAGCTGGACCAGATGGAACAGAGAGGCCAACAAACACAGCAAGTAAGACGGGGACAGTGATCACAGATGGGACAGAGAGACCAACAAACACAGCAAGTAAGACGGGGACAGTGATCACAGCTGGAACAGATGGAACAGAGAGGCCAACAAACACAGCAAGTAAGAAGGGGACAGTGATCACAGCTGGACCAGATGGAACAGAGAGGCCAACAAACACAGCAAGTAAGACGGGGACAGTGATCACAGCTAGAACAGATGGAACAGAGAGGCCAACAAACACAGCAAGTAAGACGGGGACAGTGATCACAGCTGGAACAGATGGAACAGAGAGGTCAACAAACACAGCAAGTAAGACGGGGACAGTGATCACAGCTGGACCAGATGGAACAGAGTGGTCAACAAACACAGCAAGTAAGACGGGGACAGTGATCACAGCAGGCTCAGATGGGACAGAGAGGCCAACAAACACAGCAAGTAAGACGGGGACAGTGATCACAGATGGGACAGAGAGGCCAACAAACACAGCAAGTAAGACGGGGACAGTGATCACAGCTGGAACAGATGGAACAGAGAGGCCAACAAACACAGCAAGTAAGACGGGGACAGTGATCACAGCTGGACCAGATGGAACAGAGAGGCCAACAAACACAGCAAGTAAGACGGGGACAGTGATCACAGCTAGAACAGATGGAACAGAGAGGCCAACAAACACAGCAAGTAAGACGGGGACAGTGATCACAGATGGGACAGAGAGGCCAACAAACACAGCAAGTAAGACGGAGACAGTGATCACAGCTGGAACAGATGGAACAGAGAGGCCAACAAACACAGCAAGTAAGAAGGGGACAGTGATCACAGCTGGACCAGATGGAACAGAGAGGCCAACAAACACAGCAAGTAAGACGGGGACAGTGATCACAGCTAGAACAGATGGGACAGGTGGAACATTGAAGACAGCAAGTGCGGCGGGAACTGCGACGACAGTGGAGACAACGAAGACAGAAATAACGACAGGGACAGAGTGA